A portion of the Juglans microcarpa x Juglans regia isolate MS1-56 chromosome 1D, Jm3101_v1.0, whole genome shotgun sequence genome contains these proteins:
- the LOC121251264 gene encoding probable receptor-like protein kinase At5g38990: MSKSNAAIVGGAAGALAFLAILIVLAWFCKSQCKSFSNKNSETGSSDPSAVAEWNRGGSSSAAASSEAQGAKQFTMIELKQATKHFSESNLIGYGRFGPVYTGFLSDGTVVAIKRRPAPPQHDFVAEVRYLSEIRHRNLVSLLGYCQENGSQMLVFEYLPNGSMINHLYATGIDSSTKLEFKQRLTIAIGAAKGLCHLHGLRPPLVHKNFKTANVLVDENFIAKVSDAGISRLLEKIEEAGPSRTSSVNVFRDPEVGASGTISEMSDVYSFGIFLLELVTGQEALHIDSLGSNESFFRWVESRLSLNDFVDRRLVGSFTAEGMRDLIRLTLQCVSFPGKRRPKMEMVVVELERIQEKEMAMTTVMGEGTAIFTLGSQLFTSS; encoded by the exons ATGTCAAAGTCGAATGCAGCCATAGTTGGGGGTGCCGCAGGGGCGCTTGCATTCTTGGCAATACTCATTGTACTTGCGTGGTTCTGCAAATCACAATGTAAGAGCTTTTCAAACAAGAATTCAGAGACAGGTTCTTCAGATCCATCTGCAGTAG CGGAATGGAATAGAGGTGGATCGAGTTCGGCGGCAGCCTCGTCTGAGGCACAGGGAGCCAAACAGTTCACAATGATAGAATTAAAGCAAGCTACAAAGCATTTCAGTGAAAGCAATCTAATTGGCTATGGACGTTTTGGACCAGTTTACACGGGTTTTCTCAGCGATGGGACTGTTGTGGCTATCAAAAGGCGTCCAGCTCCTCCTCAACATGATTTTGTTGCAGAG GTTAGGTATCTATCAGAGATTCGACATCGCAATCTAGTTTCTCTTCTTGGTTACTGCCAGgaaaatggatctcagatgctAGTCTTTGAATATTTGCCCAATGGAAGCATGATCAATCACCTATACG CTACTGGAATAGATTCATCAACCAAATTGGAGTTCAAGCAACGGCTAACTATAGCTATTGGGGCAGCTAAAG GTTTATGCCATCTTCATGGCCTAAGACCTCCTTTGGTGCATAAGAACTTCAAAACAGCAAATGTCTTGGTTGATGAGAACTTCATTGCAAAGGTTTCAGATGCAGGGATCTCAAGACTGCTTGAAAAGATAGAAGAAGCAGGTCCATCTCGAACATCCAGTGTCAATGTTTTCCGAGATCCAGA GGTAGGAGCATCAGGGACGATCTCTGAAATGAGCGATGTGTACAGCTTTGGGATATTTCTCTTGGAGCTTGTGACTGGACAGGAGGCTCTGCATATTGACTCCTTGGGATCTAATGAAAGTTTTTTCCGTTGG GTCGAATCAAGGTTGAGTCTAAATGATTTTGTGGACCGAAGACTGGTGGGCAGTTTCACCGCCGAGGGAATGAGGGATTTGATCAGGCTGACACTACAATGCGTGAGTTTTCCAGGAAAAAGGAGACCAAAGATGGAAATGGTTGTGGTGGAGCTTGAAAGGATACAAGAGAAAGAGATGGCAATGACCACAGTCATGGGTGAAGGTACTGCCATATTTACTTTAGGCAGTCAGCTATTTACATCATCATGA